The following DNA comes from Flavisolibacter ginsenosidimutans.
GACGTAATTAACACCTTTTTGCACTGCTCAAAAAACGTTTAAAACGTATATGAAGGATGAACGAAGAAAAACAGGGACGGCTTGCAAAAACGCTTCACACATTTATGTGAGGTGGTAAAAATTTGTTTTATTGGGTTTGTTACAAAACAACCTTTAAAAGCCTGCGGTGTTCTTATACGGCTCCGGCAGGCAACAACGAGCAGGAAGCGAAAGCCACTGCGCATATTGCAATCTTTTTCTATTTTTAACCGAAGAATTCAAACTATGAAAGACAACCGCCTGCTGCTCTTTGTGCTGCTTCTTTTTCCGACTTCTCTTTTTGCACAAGATATTTTTCTGCGCACAGGTGCTGTTACACCCAAAGCCAACGTTCGCAAGGAGGCCGTTGATTCTTTCAATGCATCAGCCAAGCGTAGCGCCGGACAAAGTTTTGCGGTGATCCAATTCGACCGCATTCCTTCTGCCGATGAACAAAAGCTTTTGGCGGCAGCCGGCATCACCTTGCTAGATTATCTTCCGCAAAATGCGTACACCGTTAGCATTAAAGGCGATGTGTCCTTGCGTGCCTTGCAAGCGGCAAAAGCAAAGGCTTTCTTTCAACTTTCTGCGCAACAAAAAATGCAGGAGTATTTTGCCAAAGGACTGATTCCATCCTGGGCTGTAAAAGTCGCGGGCACGGTTGACGTTTGGATTTCGTTTCCGAAAACAATTGACGCAAACTTTGTAATTGCAGAATTAAAAAGCCGCAACGTTGACATTGTTTCCGAAGAACATAAAGCTTACAACATTCTTGCGGTGCGCATCGCCCAAAACCGCCTTTCCGAAATGGCTTTGCTGCCTTTTGTTGACTACCTGCAACCTGCGCCACCCGCTGCCCAACCGTTGAACTACAACAGCCGTACACTTTCAAGAGCAACGGTGCTCAATGCTTCAGCAGCCAACGGAGGCAAGGGATTGAACGGCGAAGGCATTACCGTAGGCGTTGGCGATAACGCCGAAGCTGTACAAGATCATGTTGATTTTTCGAAACGTTTAATCAGCCGCAACTTTAAAACAGAGTCGGGCCACGGCGTACACACGACCGGCACGGTTGCCGGTGCGGGCAATGTTGACGAACGTTACCGCGGCTATGCGCCCAAAGCCACCGTTATCAGCCAATACTACAACGGCATTTTAGACAACGCCGCCACATACGTGAACGATTACGGCATGGTCGTCACCAACAATTCTTACGGCAACATCATTGAGTGCGGCTATCACGGCACTTATGATTTGTACAGCCGCATGATGGACCAACAAGCTTTTGATTTGCCAAATCTTTTGAACGTGTTTGCGGCCGGCAACAGCGGCCGCGATGCCTGTGCACCCTACCCGCAAGGTTTTCATACAGTGCTCGGCGGCTATCAATCGGCAAAAAACGTCGTGTCCGTTGGCCAATCCACAGACTCAGGCGGCATCTCTTCGTTTTCGAGCCAAGGGCCGGTGAAAGACGGCCGTTTAAAGCCGGAGATCATGGCAATGGGCGAAGGCGTTGCCTCCACCGTTCCAACCAACGGTTATGGTGTAATGAGTGGCAGCAGCATGGCCGCACCGGCCGTAACCGGCGGACTGGCTTTGTTGTACCAACGCTATCGCCAACTGAACGGCGGCGCCAATCCAAAAAACGGTTTAATGAAAGCCCTGCTTTGCAACGGTGCAATGGACGTTGGCAAGGCTGGCCCCGATTTCAAATACGGCTTTGGTAGCGAGAATCTGCTGCGCAGCGTGGAAGGGCTTGAAGCAACGCATTACTTCATCAACAACAGTGTGAACGCGGGCACCACAACGCATACCGTTACCGTTCCCGCAAACACGGCGCAATTGAAAGTGCTTTTGTATTGGAACGATCTGCCGGCATCACTTATCAGCAACAAAAACCTGGTGAACGATTTAGACCTTGAAGTCACCACGCCTTCATCGGCCGTTGTGCTGCCGCAAATTTTGGATACCGCGATAGCGCATTTAAATGACGCGGCCACTACCGGCGCCGATCACGTGAACAACATCGAACAAGTATTGATCAACAATCCGGCGGCAGGCACTTATACTTTCACCGTAAAAGGCACAACGGTAACCAACGCACAACAGGAATATTTTTTGGTGTGGGATGCGGTGCCAACCGGTTTGAAGATGACCGCACCCGCAGGCGGACAAGCCCTGACGCCGGGTGAAAACACCAAAATTAGTTGGGACGCTTATGGCTTAACCGGCACGGCCACGCTGGAATTTTCATCCGATGGGGGAAGCACGTGGTCAACGATTGATGCAGGCGTGGACGTGAACCGCATTGTTTACACCTGGACCGTTCCATCCGTTGCGACAAGCAATGCATTAATAAGAATCACGAAGAACGGCAGCGGCGAAACCACAACGTCAAATGCGTTTACCATCATCGGCCAACCGGTGATGAATTTATCGTCGGTGCAATGCGAGGGCTACATCGCAGCAAGCTGGAACACCGTTGCCGGCGCAACAGATTACGAAGCAATGATCTTGCGCGGCGATGAAATGAAACCCGTTGCGACAACGACGGCTACATCTTACACCTTCAGCGGTCTTTCAAAAGATAGCACTTACTGGATTACGGTAAGAGCAAGACTGAACGGCGTTGCCGGCAGAAGAGCTTACGCCATCTCTCGCCAACCAAATAACGGCACCTGTGCCGGAACCATTTCGGACAATGACCTGAAAGTAGATGCCGTGCTTGCACCAACCAGTGGACGATTGTTTACATCAACGCAGTTAAGCGCAGCGCAGCCAATAAGCATCCGAATAAAAAATTTAGACGACGCAGCGATCAACAACTTCACGGTTTCCTATTCAATTAACGGGAACAGCGTCACGGAAAACGTTGCAACGATTGCTGCCGGCGCTACGCTTGATTACACCTTTGCAACAAAAGCTGATTTATCCGCACCGGCTTCTTATACCTTAATCGCATCAGTGAAAAACACAGCAGACGTTGTAAGCGCAAACGATTCGATGACGGTTATTGTAAAACAAATAGACAACCAGCCGCTCAATCTTTTCACGCCTTTTGTTGACAATTTTGAAACGGCAACTCCCGCCGCATATTTGCAAGACACGACCGGCCTTGGCGGCATTGAACGGTATGATTTCAACCGCACCACACCGTACGGACGTGCACGAACTTTTGTCAATACGGGCATTGCTTATTCGGGTTCAAAAGCCATTACATTGGATGCTGACCGCAACTATTCAGGGGGCAACGTTTCTTATCTGCTTGGCACTTTTAATTTGAACAATTACAGCACGGTCTCTAACGATATCCGGCTGGATTTTCAATACCTCAATCACAGCCAGCTACTCAACGCAGCCAACCGCGTTTGGGTTCGCGGCAGCGATACGCAACCCTGGCTTGAGGTGTACAAACTCGATTCGGCTGCGCAACCTGCAGGCACCTATAAAAAATCAGGCAGCATCGAGCTTTCAAACTTTTTAGCCGACAACGGCCAAAGCTTTACACCCAGCTTTGGCGTACGTTGGGGCCAATGGGGACAGTATCAAACAACCGACCGGCAATACGCTGCGGGCTACACCTTTGACGACGTTCGTTTGTACGAAGTTTTTAACGACGTGCAGCTGGCAAAAATTGACAGCCCGCTTGTGAACAGTTGCGGTCTGACCGCAGTTACACAATTAAAGATTACCGTTCGAAACGCATCTAACACGACGCTAACCAATGTGCCGGTTTATTACCGCATCAATGGCGGCGCACCGGTAATGGAAACCATCGCTTCCATTGGCGCAAAAGCATCGCTGCAATACACCTTTACCTCATTGCCCGATTTCTCGCAGCTTGGTATGAATACGCTGCAAGTTTATGTGGCATACGATCCCGATACCTTCAAAGAAAACGATACGGCAACGATCACCGTTTACAACGAGCCTGTCGTTAATTCTTTTCCTTACCTCCAAAATTTTGAAAGCAACAACGGCTTCTTTTATGCCGGCGGCAAGAACAGCAGTTGGGAATACGGCACACCGGCAAGCAACAAAATCAACCGCGCTGCTTCCGGCGCAAAGGCCTGGAAAACGCGATTGAGCGGAAGCTACAACGACAACGAACTTTCTTATCTCTATTCGCCTTGTTTTGACATAAGCGGACTTTCGTCGCCAACGTTAAGCTTTAGTGTTGCGCTTGATTTGGAGGATTGCGGCAGCAGTTTGTGCGACGGTGCCTGGGTTGAATATTCAAGCGACGGCATAACGTGGACGAAGTTGGGAACAGCGGGTACGGGCACCAATTGGTATAACAAAAGTGCAAACCAGTTGTGGAGCGTTCAGAATTACACTTACTGGCATGTGGCCACGCAAGCCTTGCCCACCGGGCTTTCGCGTTTGCGGCTGCGTTTTGTGATGGCCTCTGATGCCGGCGTGGGCCGCGATGGTATTGCCGTTGACGACATTCACATTTACGACAACACGCAAGGCATTTACGACGGCGCAACGATGACCACAGCAATTACACAAAATATTGATGGAAACAACTGGGTTGATTTTACAAGCGGCGGAAAACTTGTTGCGTCTGTTCAGCCGAACAACGCAGTGTTGGGCACAACTGATGTGCAGGCCTACATCAATATTGGCGCGGTTCGATCTTCAAACAATCAATATTACCACGACCGCAACATCACCGTCAAGCCTGCAAGCAATTCTTTGCCGGATTCCGTGACAATACGTTTTTATTTTCTCGACAGCGAAATGGAAGCGTTGCATAACGCGTCGGGTTGCGGCTATTGCGTAAAACCGCAAAGCGCTTATGAACTTGGCGTTTCGAAATACACCGATGCAGATAAGAGTAAAGAGAACGGAACGATTGCCGACAACAACAACGGAACCTGGTTGTTCATTCCGTCTGCGCAAGTAACCAAAGTGCCGTTTGACAAAGGCTATTATGCCGAATTTAAGGTTGCGGGCTTTTCAGAATTCTGGTTAAACAACGGCGGCTTGAACAACCTCACGCCTTTGCCCGTGAAATTGATTGATTTTACCGCAAGCAAACAAGCGGCGAACGTTCTTTTGAAATGGACGGTGGCAAATGAAAACAATGTCTTGCGTTACGAAATAGAAGTGGCCAAAGGCGGTGGCGCACTAAGCACAAACAGCTTTGTAAAAATTGGTGAAGCGCCTGCTTCGGGTAACAGCGCATTAGAGCTCTATAGCTTTACCGACGGCGAAACGTCTAAGCTTGGCGCACGGTATTACCGGTTGAAGATGGTGGATGCGAACGGCAGCTTTCGCTATTCGGGTATCCGCGCTGTGGTGTTTGGCGATGCAGCGGTTTGGCAGGTTTATCCCAACCCTTCGACGGGCCGTTTTAACCTGATGTATCAATTGAATGATGGCGAAACGCTGGTGGCAAAGTTGTATGATGCAAAAGGTGTTTTGGTGAAGGAATACCGCAGCACCGGCAACGGTTTTCTACAAAAGCTCAGCGTTGACGTAAGTGCAAATAATTATGCCAGCGGACTCTATCTTTTACGGGTAGAAGCCGGAGCGGAAAAACAATCCTTCAAGCTATACAAGCAATAGTGAAACGTCAAACGTGAGACGGCAAACGTGAAACTGTACTGAACTAAAATTGTAAAGTCTTTACAGTCTCTCGTCTGCCGTTTGACGTTTCACTTCAATCACCATCCCTGCTTTGCAACGCCGGCTTTTATCGCGTTCATTGCTTTCTCTTCATTGCACAGCGTGGTGAGCTTGTTGCCTTTTCCATCATGCCCTTGTACCATATAAGCACCCTTCGCCGTTTTCGTAATCACGGCGTCCTGAATGGGAACGCCTTTTTCTTTTGTGCGCACGTTGTAAGCCGTAAGCTTGATGTCTTCCGCCATATACTGTGTTTTTGGTTACTGATGTTGTTTCGGCAATAGCGGCAAAAGGAAGGCCAAAGGTAGAACCATGATTTTCAGGATGGCAAGGATGAGACCGGAGAAAGAGGATTTTGCTCACGAAATATTGCTTTCCTGCGCAATCATTTAAATCACGCAAATCATAGTTCTGATTATCTTCAGCGCATGACGGAAAAACCAAAGCTGCGGCTCTTTGATTTAACCATGATTGTTGTTGGTCTCGTGATTGGCATGGGCATTTTTCGCACATCGTCCGACGCCGCCAACGCGGCTGCTACCCCTTCCTTGTTTTTTATCGGCTGGATTGCCGGCGGCGCCATTGCTTTGTGCGGCGCATTAACCTATGCCGAAATCGGTTCACGCTTTCCGGTAACCGGTGGTTATTACAAAGTGTTTGCAGAATGTTATCATCCGTCCATTGCCTTCTCCATCAACTGCATCATTCTTATTTCCAACGCAGCATCCATGTCCGGCGTGGCGCTCGTTGGCAGCGAATACATCTCGCAGGTTCTTTTTAAAACCGATCCCGGCGCCACGACAAGAGCCTTGATAGCGATGATACCGATTGCCGTTTTTTACGGTGTCAATCTTTTGGGTTTGCGGTTAAGCGCAACGGCGCAAAACATTTTGATGGTGATAAAAATCGGGATGCTGGTGCTGCTGATTTCTTCCATCTTTTTTATTGACGGAAATGCCAACGCCGCTTCGACTGCGACAAAAAGCCTTGCAACAACGGACTACATAAAATCCTTTGGCCTGATCCTGATTGCTGTGTCGTTTACTTACGGCGGCTACCAGCAAACCATCAACTTTGGCGAAGAAGTACACAACCCGCGAAAGACCATTCCACGCGGCATCTTTATCGGCATCTTAATCATCATCACTTTATACCTCGCCGTTAGTTATGCCTACTACAACGCCATTGGCTTTGAAGCCTTGAAAACATCGCGGGGCATTGCGTCAATCGTCGTCGAAAAATTGTTTGGCCCGACTGGCCGCACGGCGGCTTCTATTCTTTTATTTGTTGCGGTACTAGCTTATGTGAACGTATTGCTGCTGAGCAATCCGCGGGTGATGTATGCCATGAGCAAGGACGGTATTTTACCGGCTGCTTTTAGCAAGGTGAACGAGAAGAAAGA
Coding sequences within:
- a CDS encoding S8 family serine peptidase produces the protein MKDNRLLLFVLLLFPTSLFAQDIFLRTGAVTPKANVRKEAVDSFNASAKRSAGQSFAVIQFDRIPSADEQKLLAAAGITLLDYLPQNAYTVSIKGDVSLRALQAAKAKAFFQLSAQQKMQEYFAKGLIPSWAVKVAGTVDVWISFPKTIDANFVIAELKSRNVDIVSEEHKAYNILAVRIAQNRLSEMALLPFVDYLQPAPPAAQPLNYNSRTLSRATVLNASAANGGKGLNGEGITVGVGDNAEAVQDHVDFSKRLISRNFKTESGHGVHTTGTVAGAGNVDERYRGYAPKATVISQYYNGILDNAATYVNDYGMVVTNNSYGNIIECGYHGTYDLYSRMMDQQAFDLPNLLNVFAAGNSGRDACAPYPQGFHTVLGGYQSAKNVVSVGQSTDSGGISSFSSQGPVKDGRLKPEIMAMGEGVASTVPTNGYGVMSGSSMAAPAVTGGLALLYQRYRQLNGGANPKNGLMKALLCNGAMDVGKAGPDFKYGFGSENLLRSVEGLEATHYFINNSVNAGTTTHTVTVPANTAQLKVLLYWNDLPASLISNKNLVNDLDLEVTTPSSAVVLPQILDTAIAHLNDAATTGADHVNNIEQVLINNPAAGTYTFTVKGTTVTNAQQEYFLVWDAVPTGLKMTAPAGGQALTPGENTKISWDAYGLTGTATLEFSSDGGSTWSTIDAGVDVNRIVYTWTVPSVATSNALIRITKNGSGETTTSNAFTIIGQPVMNLSSVQCEGYIAASWNTVAGATDYEAMILRGDEMKPVATTTATSYTFSGLSKDSTYWITVRARLNGVAGRRAYAISRQPNNGTCAGTISDNDLKVDAVLAPTSGRLFTSTQLSAAQPISIRIKNLDDAAINNFTVSYSINGNSVTENVATIAAGATLDYTFATKADLSAPASYTLIASVKNTADVVSANDSMTVIVKQIDNQPLNLFTPFVDNFETATPAAYLQDTTGLGGIERYDFNRTTPYGRARTFVNTGIAYSGSKAITLDADRNYSGGNVSYLLGTFNLNNYSTVSNDIRLDFQYLNHSQLLNAANRVWVRGSDTQPWLEVYKLDSAAQPAGTYKKSGSIELSNFLADNGQSFTPSFGVRWGQWGQYQTTDRQYAAGYTFDDVRLYEVFNDVQLAKIDSPLVNSCGLTAVTQLKITVRNASNTTLTNVPVYYRINGGAPVMETIASIGAKASLQYTFTSLPDFSQLGMNTLQVYVAYDPDTFKENDTATITVYNEPVVNSFPYLQNFESNNGFFYAGGKNSSWEYGTPASNKINRAASGAKAWKTRLSGSYNDNELSYLYSPCFDISGLSSPTLSFSVALDLEDCGSSLCDGAWVEYSSDGITWTKLGTAGTGTNWYNKSANQLWSVQNYTYWHVATQALPTGLSRLRLRFVMASDAGVGRDGIAVDDIHIYDNTQGIYDGATMTTAITQNIDGNNWVDFTSGGKLVASVQPNNAVLGTTDVQAYINIGAVRSSNNQYYHDRNITVKPASNSLPDSVTIRFYFLDSEMEALHNASGCGYCVKPQSAYELGVSKYTDADKSKENGTIADNNNGTWLFIPSAQVTKVPFDKGYYAEFKVAGFSEFWLNNGGLNNLTPLPVKLIDFTASKQAANVLLKWTVANENNVLRYEIEVAKGGGALSTNSFVKIGEAPASGNSALELYSFTDGETSKLGARYYRLKMVDANGSFRYSGIRAVVFGDAAVWQVYPNPSTGRFNLMYQLNDGETLVAKLYDAKGVLVKEYRSTGNGFLQKLSVDVSANNYASGLYLLRVEAGAEKQSFKLYKQ
- a CDS encoding APC family permease, with amino-acid sequence MTEKPKLRLFDLTMIVVGLVIGMGIFRTSSDAANAAATPSLFFIGWIAGGAIALCGALTYAEIGSRFPVTGGYYKVFAECYHPSIAFSINCIILISNAASMSGVALVGSEYISQVLFKTDPGATTRALIAMIPIAVFYGVNLLGLRLSATAQNILMVIKIGMLVLLISSIFFIDGNANAASTATKSLATTDYIKSFGLILIAVSFTYGGYQQTINFGEEVHNPRKTIPRGIFIGILIIITLYLAVSYAYYNAIGFEALKTSRGIASIVVEKLFGPTGRTAASILLFVAVLAYVNVLLLSNPRVMYAMSKDGILPAAFSKVNEKKDVLTLGLTTFALAGILVLFFMDEFNKILSFTIFLDSIGMATSAATIFILRKRTKHLDGTGIYKMKLYPLLPLIFIAAYIFVGISIAFDTPRLALVATGVFAAFLLLYFLVRSLKTKTDAATTN